Proteins encoded together in one Saccopteryx leptura isolate mSacLep1 chromosome 7, mSacLep1_pri_phased_curated, whole genome shotgun sequence window:
- the LRRFIP1 gene encoding leucine-rich repeat flightless-interacting protein 1 isoform X38, which yields MDMGTQGAGRKRLPNRERLTAEDEALNQIAREAEARLAAKRAARAEAREIRMRELERQQKEPSEHSSHLNSSSRASSRASSARASPVVEERPEKDFTEKGSRNLPGLSAATLASLGGTSSRRGSGDTSISIDTEASIREIKELNEIKDQIQDVEGKYMQGLRELKDSLAEVEEKYKKAMVSNAQLDNEKTNYMYQVDTLKDTLLELEEQLAESRRQYEEKSKDFEREKHAHGLLRFQFAEVRAALQQREEMLEEIRQLQQKQASCIREISDLQETIEWKDKKIGALERQKEFFDSIRSERDDLREEVVMLKEELKKHGIILNSEIATNGEMSDTLNNVGHQGPTKMTKEELNALKTTGDGTLGKAITQVEVKKEVVENVREREILQNTEQEPRKEDPVKDCADTEVSPPGENAEDQRASEDSAPSLATLASATKEEHVQSQGLASTASLEQTEQVGSSEGVSAPDASTGASLEQSKCFRELSRGTPGPVTGPGSGNALEIQNQSEGSVENQEQEKQGFKTSLGEVSTRPHQESAPLQTPDVEAVSGSPGAVVAAGLNGFGEQEGTVASSPPRDSDDTVSHDKCVADVPKELDPSTGRGFEKELTSQEAAEPGEVPVQSTEVGEEDDEEEEEGRGLRKEKPAQTEVGPGPSSPAAENSAQEATGLAAADAEGEPLEVPEPPEEKADQHGEGPASPQKKTKTKKKKNKKKKSPAPTEALKDVKKELTVQSSDPGGVEEEGQVKFTDDTSSGGGAQKEGTGTPDRSAVVGSSGSPGSPEDPPVGRGGEVQEEGEVNSEAGKGVADGEPAPSEGDTARASGSSAHADGVEEGVAQDDADDAQGTSAAAPSAPPETEDVSVSAPLPNASPSGDTHAAPQTEGPGSRATSEDPSPGARKAVESGSLEHDALAPAGALGDAHAESQGEKGGGGDKDKSKEDCTLS from the exons CCCTCGGAGCACAGCAGCCACCTCAACTCCAGCTCCCGCGCCTCTTCCAGAGCCAGCTCGGCGCGGGCCAGCCCAGTG GTTGAGGAGAGACCGGAAAAGGACTTCACAGAGAAG GGGTCCCGTAACCTGCCCGGCCTGTCTGCAGCCACCCTGGCCTCGCTGGGCGGCACCTCCTCTCGGAGGGGAAGCGGGGACACCTCCATCTCCATCGACACCGAGGCTTCGATTAGGGAGATCAAG GAACTCAATGAGATAAAGGACCAGATTCAGGATGTGGAAGGCAAATACATGCAGGGGCTGAGAGAGCTGAAG GACTCCCTAGCGGAAGTCGAGGAGAAGTACAAGAAGGCCATGGTCTCCAACGCCCAGCTAGACAATGAAAAGACGAACTACATGTACCAGGTCGACACCCTGAAGGACACGTTGTTGGAGCTGGAGGAGCAGCTGGCTGAATCCCGGCGGCAGTACGAGGAGAAGAGCAAG GATTTTGAGCGGGAGAAGCACGCCCACGGCTTGCTGCGGTTCCAGTTTGCCGAGGTCAGAGCCGCCCTGCAGCAGAGGGAGGAGATGCTGGAG GAAATCCGACAGCTGCAGCAGAAACAGGCGAGTTGTATCAGGGAGATTTCTGACCTTCAGGAGACCATAGAGTGGAAAGACAAAAAGATAGGG GCCCTAGAGAGGCAGAAGGAGTTCTTTGACTCCATCAGGAGCGAGCGGGATGACCTTAGAGAAGAAGTGGTCATGCTGAAAGAGGAGTTAAAG AAACACGGGATAATCCTCAATTCAGAAATAGCTACCAACGGCGAGATGTCAGACACCCTCAATAATGTCGGACACCAAGGTCCCACCAAGATGACGAAGGAAGAATTGAACGCTCTCAAGACAACCGGGGATGGGACCCTCG GAAAAGCCATCACTCAAGTGGAGGTGAAAAAGGAAGTGGTGGAGAAtgtgagggaaagagaaatcTTGCAGAACACTGAGCAGGAACCGCGCAAAGAGGACCCCGTAAAGGACTGTGCGGACACAGAGGTCTCGCCCCCGGGTGAAAATGCCGAGGACCAGAGAGCCTCTGAAGACAGCGCCCCCTCCCTAGCAACACTAGCCAGTGCGACGAAGGAGGAACACGTCCAGAGCCAGGGTCTGGCGAGCACGGCCTCCCTTGAGCAGACAGAGCAGGTTGGGTCCAGTGAGGGCGTCAGCGCCCCAGACGCTAGCACCGGGGCTTCCCTAGAGCAGTCCAAATGTTTCAGGGAACTAAGTAGGGGGACCCCGGGTCCTGTGACTGGGCCAGGCAGCGGGAATGCCTTGGAgatccagaaccaaagtgaaggATCTGTAGAAAACCAGGAACAAGAAAAGCAGGGTTTTAAAACCAGTCTGGGTGAGGTGAGCACAAGACCCCATCAGGAATCTGCTCCTTTGCAAACACCCGACGTGGAAGCGGTGAGCGGCTCCCCGGGCGCGGTGGTGGCGGCAGGGTTAAATGGCTTCGGGGAGCAAGAGGGTACAGTGGCCTCAAGTCCTCCAAGGGACAGCGATGACACAGTCAGTCATGATAAATGTGTGGCCGATGTCCCCAAAGAGTTGGACCCGAGTACGGGACGTGGTTTCGAGAAGGAGCTCACCAGCCAGGAGGCGGCCGAGCCCGGGGAGGTCCCGGTCCAGAGCACAGAAGTAGGGGAGGAGGacgatgaggaggaagaggaggggcggGGACTCAGGAAGGAGAAACCAGCCCAGACGGAAGTCGGGCCCGGTCCCTCTTCCCCGGCAGCCGAAAACAGTGCTCAGGAAGCCACAGGTCTGGCGGCGGCAGATGCCGAGGGCGAACCCCTAGAGGTACCAGAACCCCCTGAAGAAAAGGCCGACCAGCATGGAGAGGGACCGGCGTCCCCCCAGAAGAAGACAAAaaccaagaagaagaaaaacaagaagaagaagtcaCCCGCCCCCACAGAAGCCCTGAAGGACGTCAAGAAGGAGTTAACGGTTCAGAGCTCAGATCCAGGTGGTGTTGAGGAGGAAGGGCAGGTGAAATTCACCGACGACACATCGTCCGGCGGAGGGGCGCAAAAGGAGGGCACGGGAACTCCAGACCGGAGCGCGGTGGTGGGAAGCAGCGGCAGCCCCGGCTCTCCAGAAGACCCTCccgtggggcggggcggggaagTCCAAGAAGAGGGCGAGGTGAACAGCGAGGCGGGGAAAGGAGTAGCTGATGGCGAGCCGGCGCCGTCAGAGGGCGACACGGCTCGGGCATCGGGCAGCAGCGCCCATGCTGACGGAGTGGAGGAAGGAGTCGCACAAGACGATGCCGACGATGCCCAAGGCACCAGCGCCGCTGCGCCAAGCGCTCCTCCTGAGACTGAAGACGTGTCCGTCAGCGCCCCGCTCCCAAACGCAAGTCCCTCCGGGGACACCCACGCTGCCCCTCAGACAGAAGGTCCAGGGAGCCGTGCGACGTCGGAAGATCCAAGTCCGGGAGCCAGGAAGGCTGTCGAGAGCGGCAGTCTAGAACACGATGCCTTGGCACCCGCCGGGGCGCTGGGGGACGCCCATGCTGAGAgccaaggagagaaggggggcggCGGTGACAAGGACAAAAGCAAAGAGGACTGCACCCTGTCGTAG
- the LRRFIP1 gene encoding leucine-rich repeat flightless-interacting protein 1 isoform X39 — MTNPAATQNKEIDCLSPEAQKLAEARLAAKRAARAEAREIRMRELERQQKEPSEHSSHLNSSSRASSRASSARASPVVEERPEKDFTEKGSRNLPGLSAATLASLGGTSSRRGSGDTSISIDTEASIREIKELNEIKDQIQDVEGKYMQGLRELKDSLAEVEEKYKKAMVSNAQLDNEKTNYMYQVDTLKDTLLELEEQLAESRRQYEEKSKDFEREKHAHGLLRFQFAEVRAALQQREEMLEEIRQLQQKQASCIREISDLQETIEWKDKKIGALERQKEFFDSIRSERDDLREEVVMLKEELKKHGIILNSEIATNGEMSDTLNNVGHQGPTKMTKEELNALKTTGDGTLGKAITQVEVKKEVVENVREREILQNTEQEPRKEDPVKDCADTEVSPPGENAEDQRASEDSAPSLATLASATKEEHVQSQGLASTASLEQTEQVGSSEGVSAPDASTGASLEQSKCFRELSRGTPGPVTGPGSGNALEIQNQSEGSVENQEQEKQGFKTSLGEVSTRPHQESAPLQTPDVEAVSGSPGAVVAAGLNGFGEQEGTVASSPPRDSDDTVSHDKCVADVPKELDPSTGRGFEKELTSQEAAEPGEVPVQSTEVGEEDDEEEEEGRGLRKEKPAQTEVGPGPSSPAAENSAQEATGLAAADAEGEPLEVPEPPEEKADQHGEGPASPQKKTKTKKKKNKKKKSPAPTEALKDVKKELTVQSSDPGGVEEEGQVKFTDDTSSGGGAQKEGTGTPDRSAVVGSSGSPGSPEDPPVGRGGEVQEEGEVNSEAGKGVADGEPAPSEGDTARASGSSAHADGVEEGVAQDDADDAQGTSAAAPSAPPETEDVSVSAPLPNASPSGDTHAAPQTEGPGSRATSEDPSPGARKAVESGSLEHDALAPAGALGDAHAESQGEKGGGGDKDKSKEDCTLS, encoded by the exons CCCTCGGAGCACAGCAGCCACCTCAACTCCAGCTCCCGCGCCTCTTCCAGAGCCAGCTCGGCGCGGGCCAGCCCAGTG GTTGAGGAGAGACCGGAAAAGGACTTCACAGAGAAG GGGTCCCGTAACCTGCCCGGCCTGTCTGCAGCCACCCTGGCCTCGCTGGGCGGCACCTCCTCTCGGAGGGGAAGCGGGGACACCTCCATCTCCATCGACACCGAGGCTTCGATTAGGGAGATCAAG GAACTCAATGAGATAAAGGACCAGATTCAGGATGTGGAAGGCAAATACATGCAGGGGCTGAGAGAGCTGAAG GACTCCCTAGCGGAAGTCGAGGAGAAGTACAAGAAGGCCATGGTCTCCAACGCCCAGCTAGACAATGAAAAGACGAACTACATGTACCAGGTCGACACCCTGAAGGACACGTTGTTGGAGCTGGAGGAGCAGCTGGCTGAATCCCGGCGGCAGTACGAGGAGAAGAGCAAG GATTTTGAGCGGGAGAAGCACGCCCACGGCTTGCTGCGGTTCCAGTTTGCCGAGGTCAGAGCCGCCCTGCAGCAGAGGGAGGAGATGCTGGAG GAAATCCGACAGCTGCAGCAGAAACAGGCGAGTTGTATCAGGGAGATTTCTGACCTTCAGGAGACCATAGAGTGGAAAGACAAAAAGATAGGG GCCCTAGAGAGGCAGAAGGAGTTCTTTGACTCCATCAGGAGCGAGCGGGATGACCTTAGAGAAGAAGTGGTCATGCTGAAAGAGGAGTTAAAG AAACACGGGATAATCCTCAATTCAGAAATAGCTACCAACGGCGAGATGTCAGACACCCTCAATAATGTCGGACACCAAGGTCCCACCAAGATGACGAAGGAAGAATTGAACGCTCTCAAGACAACCGGGGATGGGACCCTCG GAAAAGCCATCACTCAAGTGGAGGTGAAAAAGGAAGTGGTGGAGAAtgtgagggaaagagaaatcTTGCAGAACACTGAGCAGGAACCGCGCAAAGAGGACCCCGTAAAGGACTGTGCGGACACAGAGGTCTCGCCCCCGGGTGAAAATGCCGAGGACCAGAGAGCCTCTGAAGACAGCGCCCCCTCCCTAGCAACACTAGCCAGTGCGACGAAGGAGGAACACGTCCAGAGCCAGGGTCTGGCGAGCACGGCCTCCCTTGAGCAGACAGAGCAGGTTGGGTCCAGTGAGGGCGTCAGCGCCCCAGACGCTAGCACCGGGGCTTCCCTAGAGCAGTCCAAATGTTTCAGGGAACTAAGTAGGGGGACCCCGGGTCCTGTGACTGGGCCAGGCAGCGGGAATGCCTTGGAgatccagaaccaaagtgaaggATCTGTAGAAAACCAGGAACAAGAAAAGCAGGGTTTTAAAACCAGTCTGGGTGAGGTGAGCACAAGACCCCATCAGGAATCTGCTCCTTTGCAAACACCCGACGTGGAAGCGGTGAGCGGCTCCCCGGGCGCGGTGGTGGCGGCAGGGTTAAATGGCTTCGGGGAGCAAGAGGGTACAGTGGCCTCAAGTCCTCCAAGGGACAGCGATGACACAGTCAGTCATGATAAATGTGTGGCCGATGTCCCCAAAGAGTTGGACCCGAGTACGGGACGTGGTTTCGAGAAGGAGCTCACCAGCCAGGAGGCGGCCGAGCCCGGGGAGGTCCCGGTCCAGAGCACAGAAGTAGGGGAGGAGGacgatgaggaggaagaggaggggcggGGACTCAGGAAGGAGAAACCAGCCCAGACGGAAGTCGGGCCCGGTCCCTCTTCCCCGGCAGCCGAAAACAGTGCTCAGGAAGCCACAGGTCTGGCGGCGGCAGATGCCGAGGGCGAACCCCTAGAGGTACCAGAACCCCCTGAAGAAAAGGCCGACCAGCATGGAGAGGGACCGGCGTCCCCCCAGAAGAAGACAAAaaccaagaagaagaaaaacaagaagaagaagtcaCCCGCCCCCACAGAAGCCCTGAAGGACGTCAAGAAGGAGTTAACGGTTCAGAGCTCAGATCCAGGTGGTGTTGAGGAGGAAGGGCAGGTGAAATTCACCGACGACACATCGTCCGGCGGAGGGGCGCAAAAGGAGGGCACGGGAACTCCAGACCGGAGCGCGGTGGTGGGAAGCAGCGGCAGCCCCGGCTCTCCAGAAGACCCTCccgtggggcggggcggggaagTCCAAGAAGAGGGCGAGGTGAACAGCGAGGCGGGGAAAGGAGTAGCTGATGGCGAGCCGGCGCCGTCAGAGGGCGACACGGCTCGGGCATCGGGCAGCAGCGCCCATGCTGACGGAGTGGAGGAAGGAGTCGCACAAGACGATGCCGACGATGCCCAAGGCACCAGCGCCGCTGCGCCAAGCGCTCCTCCTGAGACTGAAGACGTGTCCGTCAGCGCCCCGCTCCCAAACGCAAGTCCCTCCGGGGACACCCACGCTGCCCCTCAGACAGAAGGTCCAGGGAGCCGTGCGACGTCGGAAGATCCAAGTCCGGGAGCCAGGAAGGCTGTCGAGAGCGGCAGTCTAGAACACGATGCCTTGGCACCCGCCGGGGCGCTGGGGGACGCCCATGCTGAGAgccaaggagagaaggggggcggCGGTGACAAGGACAAAAGCAAAGAGGACTGCACCCTGTCGTAG
- the LRRFIP1 gene encoding leucine-rich repeat flightless-interacting protein 1 isoform X37: MDMGTQGAGRKRLPNRERLTAEDEALNQIAREAEARLAAKRAARAEAREIRMRELERQQKEASDEDERMSVGSRGSLRPSEHSSHLNSSSRASSRASSARASPVVEERPEKDFTEKGSRNLPGLSAATLASLGGTSSRRGSGDTSISIDTEASIREIKELNEIKDQIQDVEGKYMQGLRELKDSLAEVEEKYKKAMVSNAQLDNEKTNYMYQVDTLKDTLLELEEQLAESRRQYEEKSKDFEREKHAHGLLRFQFAEVRAALQQREEMLEEIRQLQQKQASCIREISDLQETIEWKDKKIGALERQKEFFDSIRSERDDLREEVVMLKEELKKHGIILNSEIATNGEMSDTLNNVGHQGPTKMTKEELNALKTTGDGTLGKAITQVEVKKEVVENVREREILQNTEQEPRKEDPVKDCADTEVSPPGENAEDQRASEDSAPSLATLASATKEEHVQSQGLASTASLEQTEQVGSSEGVSAPDASTGASLEQSKCFRELSRGTPGPVTGPGSGNALEIQNQSEGSVENQEQEKQGFKTSLGEVSTRPHQESAPLQTPDVEAVSGSPGAVVAAGLNGFGEQEGTVASSPPRDSDDTVSHDKCVADVPKELDPSTGRGFEKELTSQEAAEPGEVPVQSTEVGEEDDEEEEEGRGLRKEKPAQTEVGPGPSSPAAENSAQEATGLAAADAEGEPLEVPEPPEEKADQHGEGPASPQKKTKTKKKKNKKKKSPAPTEALKDVKKELTVQSSDPGGVEEEGQVKFTDDTSSGGGAQKEGTGTPDRSAVVGSSGSPGSPEDPPVGRGGEVQEEGEVNSEAGKGVADGEPAPSEGDTARASGSSAHADGVEEGVAQDDADDAQGTSAAAPSAPPETEDVSVSAPLPNASPSGDTHAAPQTEGPGSRATSEDPSPGARKAVESGSLEHDALAPAGALGDAHAESQGEKGGGGDKDKSKEDCTLS; this comes from the exons CCCTCGGAGCACAGCAGCCACCTCAACTCCAGCTCCCGCGCCTCTTCCAGAGCCAGCTCGGCGCGGGCCAGCCCAGTG GTTGAGGAGAGACCGGAAAAGGACTTCACAGAGAAG GGGTCCCGTAACCTGCCCGGCCTGTCTGCAGCCACCCTGGCCTCGCTGGGCGGCACCTCCTCTCGGAGGGGAAGCGGGGACACCTCCATCTCCATCGACACCGAGGCTTCGATTAGGGAGATCAAG GAACTCAATGAGATAAAGGACCAGATTCAGGATGTGGAAGGCAAATACATGCAGGGGCTGAGAGAGCTGAAG GACTCCCTAGCGGAAGTCGAGGAGAAGTACAAGAAGGCCATGGTCTCCAACGCCCAGCTAGACAATGAAAAGACGAACTACATGTACCAGGTCGACACCCTGAAGGACACGTTGTTGGAGCTGGAGGAGCAGCTGGCTGAATCCCGGCGGCAGTACGAGGAGAAGAGCAAG GATTTTGAGCGGGAGAAGCACGCCCACGGCTTGCTGCGGTTCCAGTTTGCCGAGGTCAGAGCCGCCCTGCAGCAGAGGGAGGAGATGCTGGAG GAAATCCGACAGCTGCAGCAGAAACAGGCGAGTTGTATCAGGGAGATTTCTGACCTTCAGGAGACCATAGAGTGGAAAGACAAAAAGATAGGG GCCCTAGAGAGGCAGAAGGAGTTCTTTGACTCCATCAGGAGCGAGCGGGATGACCTTAGAGAAGAAGTGGTCATGCTGAAAGAGGAGTTAAAG AAACACGGGATAATCCTCAATTCAGAAATAGCTACCAACGGCGAGATGTCAGACACCCTCAATAATGTCGGACACCAAGGTCCCACCAAGATGACGAAGGAAGAATTGAACGCTCTCAAGACAACCGGGGATGGGACCCTCG GAAAAGCCATCACTCAAGTGGAGGTGAAAAAGGAAGTGGTGGAGAAtgtgagggaaagagaaatcTTGCAGAACACTGAGCAGGAACCGCGCAAAGAGGACCCCGTAAAGGACTGTGCGGACACAGAGGTCTCGCCCCCGGGTGAAAATGCCGAGGACCAGAGAGCCTCTGAAGACAGCGCCCCCTCCCTAGCAACACTAGCCAGTGCGACGAAGGAGGAACACGTCCAGAGCCAGGGTCTGGCGAGCACGGCCTCCCTTGAGCAGACAGAGCAGGTTGGGTCCAGTGAGGGCGTCAGCGCCCCAGACGCTAGCACCGGGGCTTCCCTAGAGCAGTCCAAATGTTTCAGGGAACTAAGTAGGGGGACCCCGGGTCCTGTGACTGGGCCAGGCAGCGGGAATGCCTTGGAgatccagaaccaaagtgaaggATCTGTAGAAAACCAGGAACAAGAAAAGCAGGGTTTTAAAACCAGTCTGGGTGAGGTGAGCACAAGACCCCATCAGGAATCTGCTCCTTTGCAAACACCCGACGTGGAAGCGGTGAGCGGCTCCCCGGGCGCGGTGGTGGCGGCAGGGTTAAATGGCTTCGGGGAGCAAGAGGGTACAGTGGCCTCAAGTCCTCCAAGGGACAGCGATGACACAGTCAGTCATGATAAATGTGTGGCCGATGTCCCCAAAGAGTTGGACCCGAGTACGGGACGTGGTTTCGAGAAGGAGCTCACCAGCCAGGAGGCGGCCGAGCCCGGGGAGGTCCCGGTCCAGAGCACAGAAGTAGGGGAGGAGGacgatgaggaggaagaggaggggcggGGACTCAGGAAGGAGAAACCAGCCCAGACGGAAGTCGGGCCCGGTCCCTCTTCCCCGGCAGCCGAAAACAGTGCTCAGGAAGCCACAGGTCTGGCGGCGGCAGATGCCGAGGGCGAACCCCTAGAGGTACCAGAACCCCCTGAAGAAAAGGCCGACCAGCATGGAGAGGGACCGGCGTCCCCCCAGAAGAAGACAAAaaccaagaagaagaaaaacaagaagaagaagtcaCCCGCCCCCACAGAAGCCCTGAAGGACGTCAAGAAGGAGTTAACGGTTCAGAGCTCAGATCCAGGTGGTGTTGAGGAGGAAGGGCAGGTGAAATTCACCGACGACACATCGTCCGGCGGAGGGGCGCAAAAGGAGGGCACGGGAACTCCAGACCGGAGCGCGGTGGTGGGAAGCAGCGGCAGCCCCGGCTCTCCAGAAGACCCTCccgtggggcggggcggggaagTCCAAGAAGAGGGCGAGGTGAACAGCGAGGCGGGGAAAGGAGTAGCTGATGGCGAGCCGGCGCCGTCAGAGGGCGACACGGCTCGGGCATCGGGCAGCAGCGCCCATGCTGACGGAGTGGAGGAAGGAGTCGCACAAGACGATGCCGACGATGCCCAAGGCACCAGCGCCGCTGCGCCAAGCGCTCCTCCTGAGACTGAAGACGTGTCCGTCAGCGCCCCGCTCCCAAACGCAAGTCCCTCCGGGGACACCCACGCTGCCCCTCAGACAGAAGGTCCAGGGAGCCGTGCGACGTCGGAAGATCCAAGTCCGGGAGCCAGGAAGGCTGTCGAGAGCGGCAGTCTAGAACACGATGCCTTGGCACCCGCCGGGGCGCTGGGGGACGCCCATGCTGAGAgccaaggagagaaggggggcggCGGTGACAAGGACAAAAGCAAAGAGGACTGCACCCTGTCGTAG
- the LRRFIP1 gene encoding leucine-rich repeat flightless-interacting protein 1 isoform X42 → MDMGTQGAGRKRLPNRERLTAEDEALNQIAREAEARLAAKRAARAEAREIRMRELERQQKEVEERPEKDFTEKGSRNLPGLSAATLASLGGTSSRRGSGDTSISIDTEASIREIKDSLAEVEEKYKKAMVSNAQLDNEKTNYMYQVDTLKDTLLELEEQLAESRRQYEEKSKDFEREKHAHGLLRFQFAEVRAALQQREEMLEKHGIILNSEIATNGEMSDTLNNVGHQGPTKMTKEELNALKTTGDGTLGKAITQVEVKKEVVENVREREILQNTEQEPRKEDPVKDCADTEVSPPGENAEDQRASEDSAPSLATLASATKEEHVQSQGLASTASLEQTEQVGSSEGVSAPDASTGASLEQSKCFRELSRGTPGPVTGPGSGNALEIQNQSEGSVENQEQEKQGFKTSLGEVSTRPHQESAPLQTPDVEAVSGSPGAVVAAGLNGFGEQEGTVASSPPRDSDDTVSHDKCVADVPKELDPSTGRGFEKELTSQEAAEPGEVPVQSTEVGEEDDEEEEEGRGLRKEKPAQTEVGPGPSSPAAENSAQEATGLAAADAEGEPLEVPEPPEEKADQHGEGPASPQKKTKTKKKKNKKKKSPAPTEALKDVKKELTVQSSDPGGVEEEGQVKFTDDTSSGGGAQKEGTGTPDRSAVVGSSGSPGSPEDPPVGRGGEVQEEGEVNSEAGKGVADGEPAPSEGDTARASGSSAHADGVEEGVAQDDADDAQGTSAAAPSAPPETEDVSVSAPLPNASPSGDTHAAPQTEGPGSRATSEDPSPGARKAVESGSLEHDALAPAGALGDAHAESQGEKGGGGDKDKSKEDCTLS, encoded by the exons GTTGAGGAGAGACCGGAAAAGGACTTCACAGAGAAG GGGTCCCGTAACCTGCCCGGCCTGTCTGCAGCCACCCTGGCCTCGCTGGGCGGCACCTCCTCTCGGAGGGGAAGCGGGGACACCTCCATCTCCATCGACACCGAGGCTTCGATTAGGGAGATCAAG GACTCCCTAGCGGAAGTCGAGGAGAAGTACAAGAAGGCCATGGTCTCCAACGCCCAGCTAGACAATGAAAAGACGAACTACATGTACCAGGTCGACACCCTGAAGGACACGTTGTTGGAGCTGGAGGAGCAGCTGGCTGAATCCCGGCGGCAGTACGAGGAGAAGAGCAAG GATTTTGAGCGGGAGAAGCACGCCCACGGCTTGCTGCGGTTCCAGTTTGCCGAGGTCAGAGCCGCCCTGCAGCAGAGGGAGGAGATGCTGGAG AAACACGGGATAATCCTCAATTCAGAAATAGCTACCAACGGCGAGATGTCAGACACCCTCAATAATGTCGGACACCAAGGTCCCACCAAGATGACGAAGGAAGAATTGAACGCTCTCAAGACAACCGGGGATGGGACCCTCG GAAAAGCCATCACTCAAGTGGAGGTGAAAAAGGAAGTGGTGGAGAAtgtgagggaaagagaaatcTTGCAGAACACTGAGCAGGAACCGCGCAAAGAGGACCCCGTAAAGGACTGTGCGGACACAGAGGTCTCGCCCCCGGGTGAAAATGCCGAGGACCAGAGAGCCTCTGAAGACAGCGCCCCCTCCCTAGCAACACTAGCCAGTGCGACGAAGGAGGAACACGTCCAGAGCCAGGGTCTGGCGAGCACGGCCTCCCTTGAGCAGACAGAGCAGGTTGGGTCCAGTGAGGGCGTCAGCGCCCCAGACGCTAGCACCGGGGCTTCCCTAGAGCAGTCCAAATGTTTCAGGGAACTAAGTAGGGGGACCCCGGGTCCTGTGACTGGGCCAGGCAGCGGGAATGCCTTGGAgatccagaaccaaagtgaaggATCTGTAGAAAACCAGGAACAAGAAAAGCAGGGTTTTAAAACCAGTCTGGGTGAGGTGAGCACAAGACCCCATCAGGAATCTGCTCCTTTGCAAACACCCGACGTGGAAGCGGTGAGCGGCTCCCCGGGCGCGGTGGTGGCGGCAGGGTTAAATGGCTTCGGGGAGCAAGAGGGTACAGTGGCCTCAAGTCCTCCAAGGGACAGCGATGACACAGTCAGTCATGATAAATGTGTGGCCGATGTCCCCAAAGAGTTGGACCCGAGTACGGGACGTGGTTTCGAGAAGGAGCTCACCAGCCAGGAGGCGGCCGAGCCCGGGGAGGTCCCGGTCCAGAGCACAGAAGTAGGGGAGGAGGacgatgaggaggaagaggaggggcggGGACTCAGGAAGGAGAAACCAGCCCAGACGGAAGTCGGGCCCGGTCCCTCTTCCCCGGCAGCCGAAAACAGTGCTCAGGAAGCCACAGGTCTGGCGGCGGCAGATGCCGAGGGCGAACCCCTAGAGGTACCAGAACCCCCTGAAGAAAAGGCCGACCAGCATGGAGAGGGACCGGCGTCCCCCCAGAAGAAGACAAAaaccaagaagaagaaaaacaagaagaagaagtcaCCCGCCCCCACAGAAGCCCTGAAGGACGTCAAGAAGGAGTTAACGGTTCAGAGCTCAGATCCAGGTGGTGTTGAGGAGGAAGGGCAGGTGAAATTCACCGACGACACATCGTCCGGCGGAGGGGCGCAAAAGGAGGGCACGGGAACTCCAGACCGGAGCGCGGTGGTGGGAAGCAGCGGCAGCCCCGGCTCTCCAGAAGACCCTCccgtggggcggggcggggaagTCCAAGAAGAGGGCGAGGTGAACAGCGAGGCGGGGAAAGGAGTAGCTGATGGCGAGCCGGCGCCGTCAGAGGGCGACACGGCTCGGGCATCGGGCAGCAGCGCCCATGCTGACGGAGTGGAGGAAGGAGTCGCACAAGACGATGCCGACGATGCCCAAGGCACCAGCGCCGCTGCGCCAAGCGCTCCTCCTGAGACTGAAGACGTGTCCGTCAGCGCCCCGCTCCCAAACGCAAGTCCCTCCGGGGACACCCACGCTGCCCCTCAGACAGAAGGTCCAGGGAGCCGTGCGACGTCGGAAGATCCAAGTCCGGGAGCCAGGAAGGCTGTCGAGAGCGGCAGTCTAGAACACGATGCCTTGGCACCCGCCGGGGCGCTGGGGGACGCCCATGCTGAGAgccaaggagagaaggggggcggCGGTGACAAGGACAAAAGCAAAGAGGACTGCACCCTGTCGTAG